A part of Aegilops tauschii subsp. strangulata cultivar AL8/78 chromosome 2, Aet v6.0, whole genome shotgun sequence genomic DNA contains:
- the LOC109753568 gene encoding actin-related protein 8, translated as MASTLLRKVWGSVLSRAVPRDPDASASSSSPRRRGAPAAAAAAEYGSLGALDAVPIDVLAQILRLLGPADAARSVAVCRTWRLLASDNALWAFFLSLGPDPWDLVVFAETHLAAGPAQPRSVYFGTVRVPPQLSFKRIYGQRALVPGSIIVDGGSGYCKYGWSKYAAPSGRCATFLEFGNIESPMYARLRHFFSTIYNRMHVKPSARPIVVALPLCHSDDTEAARASRKQYKETLYSVLFDMNVPAVCAVDQALLALYAARRTSGIVVNIGFNVTSVVPIFQGRVMREIGIETVGQGALKLTGFLKELLQRRNISFESLYTVRTIKEKICYVAADYEAELCKNTQASCEVDGEGWFTLSEERFKMAEILFQPQIGGVRAMALHKAVSLCMDHCYNTEVLRDHSWFKTVVLAGGSSCLPGLPERLEKELHKLLPPYISEGIRVLPPPFGTDTAWFGAKMIGTVSTFSDAWCINKKQFRQKSRHSGSSLVNAWR; from the exons ATGGCGTCGACGCTGCTGCGCAAGGTGTGGGGCTCCGTGCTCTCCCGCGCGGTGCCGCGCGACccggacgcctccgcctcctcctcctccccgcgccgccgcggcgccccggcggcggcggcggcggcggagtacGGCTCCCTGGGCGCGCTCGACGCGGTGCCGATCGACGTGCTGGCGCAGATCCTGCGCCTGCTGGGCCCCGCCGACGCCGCGCGCTCCGTCGCCGTGTGCCGCACCTGGCGCCTCCTCGCCTCCGACAACGCGCTCTGGGCCTTCTTCCTCAGCCTCGGCCCCGACCCCTGGGACCTCGTCGTCTTCGCCGAGACCCACCTCGCCGCCGGCCCCGCCCAGCCCCGCAG CGTCTACTTCGGCACCGTTCGCGTCCCGCCGCAGCTCTCCTTCAAGCGCATCTACGGACAGCGAGCGCTCGTCCCAGGCTCTATCATAGTCGATG GTGGATCAGGCTATTGCAAGTATGGCTGGAGCAAGTATGCTGCTCCTTCTGGGCGTTGTGCAACTTTTCTG GAATTTGGTAACATCGAGTCCCCTATGTATGCAAGACTTCGTCACTTTTTCTCGACAATCTATAACAG GATGCATGTAAAGCCTTCTGCTCGACCAATTGTTGTTGCCCTTCCCCTCTGCCACTCCGATG ATACCGAGGCTGCTAGGGCCTCAAGAAAGCAATACAAGGAGACATTGTACTCGGTTTTGTTCGACATGAATGTTCCTGCTGTTTGTGCTGTTGATCAA GCACTCCTAGCTTTGTATGCTGCTAGACGAACCTCTGGTATTGTTGTCAACATTGGATTCAATGTCACATCCGTTGTTCCCA TCTTTCAAGGTAGGGTGATGCGTGAGATAGGCATTGAAACTGTGGGGCAAGGTGCTCTGAAACTTACTGGATTTCTAAAGGAGCTATTGCAGCGAAGGAATATTTCTTTTGAATCACTGTACACTGTTCGGACAATCAAGGAG AAAATTTGCTACGTCGCGGCTGATTATGAAGCAGAACTATGTAAAAACACACAAGCTTCCTGTGAGGTGGATGGTGAAGGGTGGTTCACTCTATCAGAAGAAAGATTCAAGATGGCAGAAATCCTTTTCCAGCCCCAGATTGGAGGAGT TCGTGCTATGGCTTTGCACAAAGCAGTATCTCTATGTATGGATCACTGCTACAATACAGAGGTGCTCCGTGACCACAGCTGGTTCAAGACGGTGGTTTTAGCTGGTGGATCGTCGTGCTTACCTGGTTTGCCAG AGAGGCTCGAGAAAGAGCTCCACAAACTTCTTCCTCCATACATCTCAGAAGGAATAAGGGTTCTGCCTCCTCCATTTGGCACAGACACCGCCTGGTTCGGTGCAAAGATGATCGGCACT GTGAGCACTTTCTCGGATGCATGGTGCATAAACAAGAAGCAGTTCCGCCAGAAGTCACGCCACAGTGGTTCGTCTTTAGTGAATGCATGGCGATAG